In Chloracidobacterium sp., one genomic interval encodes:
- a CDS encoding 5-(carboxyamino)imidazole ribonucleotide synthase translates to MLSKPPNSTIGIFGSGQLGRMFAIEAAKLGYRVHTFSPGRDTSTGQVCGLETAASYDDLFEVRTFAQSVDVVTFEFENVPSATIEAAAEFVPVHPRGEILHTTQNRLREKTFLAENGFPLAEFRPIRTAEDLYKACEELGFPAVLKTAGFGYDGKGQARINARSEIEAAFDALDGRDSVLEQFITFEKEVSVVCVRAQAGEFAHYGVIENDHSNHILDVSQAPANVDPEVSKQAIEIAQAIGEAFDYVGTYCVEFFLAPDGRLLVNEIAPRPHNSGHLTFDACVTSQFEQQVRAVCGLPLGSTEYFRPAAMANLLGGLWANGEPNWTAALKDPAVKLHLYGKSDPRPGRKMGHLTALGNTAGEARQKVLAARERLTAGE, encoded by the coding sequence ATGCTATCGAAACCGCCAAATTCGACGATCGGCATCTTCGGCAGCGGCCAACTCGGCCGTATGTTCGCTATTGAGGCTGCAAAATTGGGCTATCGCGTGCATACGTTCTCACCGGGCCGCGACACCTCAACAGGGCAGGTGTGCGGGCTTGAGACCGCGGCATCGTACGACGATCTTTTCGAAGTACGGACCTTTGCTCAGAGCGTGGATGTCGTTACGTTCGAGTTCGAGAATGTGCCGTCGGCAACGATCGAGGCGGCGGCGGAGTTCGTACCGGTGCATCCGCGCGGCGAGATACTGCACACCACGCAGAACCGCCTTCGCGAGAAGACGTTCCTTGCGGAGAACGGCTTTCCGCTTGCGGAATTTCGACCGATACGCACGGCTGAGGATCTTTACAAAGCCTGCGAAGAATTGGGCTTTCCGGCGGTGCTCAAGACGGCGGGTTTCGGCTATGACGGCAAAGGCCAGGCACGGATCAATGCCCGCAGTGAGATCGAGGCCGCATTTGACGCACTAGACGGCCGCGATTCTGTGCTTGAGCAGTTCATCACGTTCGAAAAGGAAGTCTCGGTTGTTTGTGTACGCGCTCAGGCGGGCGAATTCGCTCACTACGGCGTTATCGAGAACGACCATTCGAACCACATCCTCGATGTATCGCAAGCTCCCGCAAATGTCGATCCTGAGGTCTCAAAACAAGCGATCGAGATCGCGCAGGCGATCGGCGAGGCATTCGATTACGTTGGCACTTATTGTGTCGAATTCTTTCTCGCGCCGGACGGGCGATTGCTTGTCAACGAGATCGCACCGAGGCCGCATAATTCCGGGCATCTGACGTTCGACGCGTGCGTAACTTCGCAATTCGAGCAGCAGGTGCGCGCGGTGTGCGGCCTGCCGCTCGGATCGACCGAATATTTCCGGCCGGCGGCGATGGCAAATCTGCTTGGCGGCCTTTGGGCGAACGGCGAGCCGAATTGGACGGCAGCTCTCAAAGATCCTGCGGTCAAACTCCACCTATACGGCAAATCCGATCCTCGACCCGGCAGAAAAATGGG